Genomic segment of Candidatus Abawacabacteria bacterium:
TTACTCAATTTTGAGAAATACCCCTATAAAAACAATTTACAACTCACGGATAATGAAACCTTTGAAAATATTAAAGATGGCAGACCAAGAAAAGAATACTGGCTCACTGTTGATGCAGCAAAAGTTTTGGTGTCTTCCAGTCATACTGAAAAAGGTTTAGAAGCCAGATGGTACTTTGTTAAAGTTGAAGAAAAGCTTTTAGAAGTCATGAAGAACCCTCGTTTAGCCATGCAAAACCTGAGCAAGATGGAGATATTAGAGATGGCGCTGGAATCTGAAAGGCAACTGGAGGAGGAGAGGGGGAAACTTTTGGAAGCCCACAAGACAATGGAGGAGTTAGAAAAACAAATTGAGACAATGAAAACAAAGGAAGCGGCGGTGAAAGATATGATTTCTTGCCAAAAGGCATCTAAATTACTTGGCCTGGATGACGGTGGCTTTTTGGCTCAGGTAATATTGTGCATTATGGAAGATATTGAAGTTGTAAAACTTCTCAGCAGGTATTATTGTCATACAGGCAGATACCCCGGACCGAGGCCATGTTTTAGCCGTGAAAACTTTGAAAAGCTGGCAGATATATTGCTGTCAAGAGGCGTTATAACAAAGAAGTCAAAAGAAGCAGCTTAAAGGAAGGAGATTATTTTTGAATTAAATAAAAAATAATCTACATATATATGTAATACATTAATAAATATTAGAGCAACTGGATGAAAATTTCATCCAGTTGTTGTTAAGTTCAAAATTTTTTCAAAAAAAAGTTCAGCTTTTGCCGAACTCTACTGTCTAATATTATTATCGACAAAAACAACAAAAAATTTAACTCTCATTTAAAACTATTTTAAACAAGCTTTAAAATAACTTTAATTGCCTGTGATGCAGGTCAATAATTTGTCATTCGTGTTTTTTATGCCAATCATCAAGATAATCAGCAATTAATTCAACAGCACTATCGTATTCTTCCCCCACAGGAGTGATATAACATTTTCTCTTTGCATTTCTCCCTCTTTGATAACATTGATCTAAATAAAAGCCTAACTCTTCCTGCGCACCAGGTGTATTATGAAACTTATTCATCCTATCCTGAAGCTCTTTACAAAACTTTTTATCTCTTCCACTCACAAAAACAGCCATTATAAAACCTCTTGAATTAATTTAATATCTGATTTTTGAATATTTAACGCTGTAATTAACAGCTCTTTGACCGCATCATAAACAACTTTAATGGATTTACCTTTGAATAAAACAATATGAATGGTTCTATCGCCATAACTAGGCTCGACAAATATCGCTCTACCTTTTTTGATCAGTGAAATTATATTATAGTAATCTTTACGGTTTATTTTAAAACCGTAACGCTGCTTTATACGCTTTTTAAAATGACTTTTGTAATTCATTTCAGCTTTTTAAATAATTCTTAATAGCGTTCGTTATGTCTCTTTCGTCTGATTCTTGAAGTTTTAAAAATGGTCTGGCAGGGATTACAGCTTTCTTCAGCCTTATAAACTGCGTTTTGCCTTTTTTGTCTTTTCCAGAAGGCACATAAAGAAATTTACCTTTTTTAGGTTTGATTTCCCCGCCGAATTGGTGAATAGGGCCGTAAGGTATATTTGTGCCGGCAACAGCAAAATCCTTGCCTGCTTTATGGGTGATGCTGGCTTTAAGGCGTCCTTCCTGCTGGAGGATGGCATTCGGGTTAAAGCCTTTGTTTTCTTTTAAATTTCTTGTCATTGGTGATAGTTTAGGCCATTCAGGATTGCCTCCAACCCTTATGTTTTGCAGCACGGCATCTTTCATAATCTCGGATATATCGATCATCAAAGGTTCTAAATTATCAGTTTTAGACTGAAGTTCCTGCAAGGCTTTAGTTATTTGATCATTTTTAACTTCTATTTCGATAAGATCTCTGGGCATAAAATACCTCTTTTAGCAGTTTAAATTTTTAAGTAAATTTGCTATTCTATAATTAGTAAGTGATTGACAATTGGAAAACCGCTCTGGCCAATTGGATATCTCGAAAGGGATTTCCTATGAGGGGAAGGGGCGTCCCTCCAGTCACTTACTTTTTTGTTGCTACAATTTACCCCAGATAAGATCATATTCTTTACCTTTCAAATGATGATTGTAGACCATTCCCATTGATTTAATAAGATTTATTTTATCCTTAAAGCCTTTTACCTGCCTGTTTATATGAACTACATATTTTGTATCTTTAATTGGGCCTTTGGCTACAAACAAAATGTTATTGGTTTTAGGCTCATATAAAATGGCATCAGGGTTAGACAAAATAGAAGGCAATTCTTTTACGTCATCAATGCCGGGTTTCTTTGGCAAGCCTTCTGCATCCGGTTCCACATCTCTTACACCATGCCAGAAACGATTGTCATTAATGACTATGGCAGGTGTTTGCGGGACTATATTTTTGGACTCAAGATTTTTTAAGGT
This window contains:
- a CDS encoding antA/AntB antirepressor family protein — protein: MNINFEDLTLVENGIIPVYALKQDPTFRIVIARDVHAYLETGTRISDWFNRGIETNKLVEGENFGLLLNFEKYPYKNNLQLTDNETFENIKDGRPRKEYWLTVDAAKVLVSSSHTEKGLEARWYFVKVEEKLLEVMKNPRLAMQNLSKMEILEMALESERQLEEERGKLLEAHKTMEELEKQIETMKTKEAAVKDMISCQKASKLLGLDDGGFLAQVILCIMEDIEVVKLLSRYYCHTGRYPGPRPCFSRENFEKLADILLSRGVITKKSKEAA
- a CDS encoding phage virion morphogenesis protein; translation: MPRDLIEIEVKNDQITKALQELQSKTDNLEPLMIDISEIMKDAVLQNIRVGGNPEWPKLSPMTRNLKENKGFNPNAILQQEGRLKASITHKAGKDFAVAGTNIPYGPIHQFGGEIKPKKGKFLYVPSGKDKKGKTQFIRLKKAVIPARPFLKLQESDERDITNAIKNYLKS